The Lujinxingia vulgaris genome includes a region encoding these proteins:
- a CDS encoding J domain-containing protein: MIRLLIIGRPGSQWADRLHQLELQDLEIDHERLPSAGIRRFEASPADLIIIADDQGGERVEILAGAIRSRPLGQLVPLILICPLPEPERVQATTDTLDLVAWLPPETSAETLTTRIGAALDVSLSATPTPASPATHAAQTPLEHPEQPGEPPQEQPPAPEPSRVFRAGELTLEAIDTGATRRVDRDQVFPQRDFAHPEASVDAEVIRRKLRAVRHEDYFAILEVRRGADTQPIREAFHRLYARFDPRHIDFQTAHAFEDALLEIRDALEDAWAVLGDPALREPYLRHTLRP, from the coding sequence ATGATTCGCCTGCTGATCATCGGACGCCCCGGCTCCCAATGGGCCGACCGCCTCCACCAGCTTGAGCTCCAGGATCTGGAGATCGACCACGAGCGCCTCCCCTCGGCCGGCATCCGCCGCTTTGAGGCCTCGCCAGCCGACCTGATCATCATCGCCGATGACCAGGGCGGCGAACGCGTGGAGATTCTGGCCGGCGCCATTCGCAGCCGCCCGCTGGGGCAGCTTGTGCCGCTGATCCTCATCTGCCCGCTCCCCGAACCCGAGCGCGTGCAGGCCACCACCGACACCCTCGATCTGGTAGCCTGGCTCCCGCCGGAGACCAGCGCTGAGACGCTGACGACCCGCATCGGCGCCGCGCTCGATGTCTCATTGAGCGCCACCCCCACCCCGGCCTCCCCCGCGACGCATGCGGCGCAGACGCCCCTTGAGCATCCCGAGCAACCCGGCGAACCTCCTCAGGAGCAGCCCCCCGCACCGGAGCCCTCCCGGGTCTTTCGCGCCGGTGAGCTGACGCTTGAGGCCATCGACACCGGGGCCACACGCAGGGTGGATCGCGACCAGGTCTTCCCCCAGCGCGACTTCGCCCACCCCGAGGCCAGCGTCGACGCCGAGGTGATCCGCCGCAAGCTCAGGGCGGTGCGCCACGAGGACTATTTCGCGATCCTGGAAGTGCGCCGCGGCGCCGACACCCAGCCCATCCGCGAGGCCTTTCACCGCCTCTACGCCCGCTTCGACCCGCGCCATATCGATTTTCAGACCGCGCACGCCTTCGAAGACGCGCTCCTCGAGATCCGCGACGCGCTCGAAGACGCCTGGGCGGTGCTCGGCGATCCGGCGCTGCGCGAGCCCTACCTTCGCCACACGCTGCGCCCCTGA